A genome region from Alphaproteobacteria bacterium includes the following:
- a CDS encoding nodulation protein NfeD: protein MKKYLKHLCTVLWIVGFLLFQLAQAPAEDAPPVNQPLAVVIKVEGMISPASLDLIRRGLAEAAKRKADIAVLEMQTPGGLYDSMQTIIQIILDSPVPVATYVSPPGSHAASAGTYILYASHIAAMAPSTVIGAATPIRMGENSPSESNDPSMTDPKSVQPKSTLEHKMVNDAAAYIRGLAELRGRNAEWAERAVRDAESLTATESLAKKAIDLIAIDVNELLEKVDGRTVKMAQNKTLKLNTKNARIERLESDWRTELLGVIAHPNVAFMLMTLGSYGLIYECINPGAILPGVIGIISFILGLFAMNVLPVDYTGLALMLTGIALMIGEAFAPAFGALGIGGAISFAVGATMLIDSVDPNFGIDPWLIGATTVTSLGFLSVLVAVTLRAQRNPTMTGQEELLQTPAQVLTWSQGHGEVRITGEIWKASAAAPEFIINPGDMVRVVEIDGLRLIVKPE from the coding sequence ATGAAAAAATATCTCAAACACCTTTGCACCGTGTTGTGGATCGTTGGTTTCCTGCTGTTCCAGCTGGCGCAGGCACCGGCCGAAGACGCGCCGCCCGTCAACCAGCCGCTCGCCGTCGTCATCAAGGTGGAGGGCATGATCAGCCCCGCCTCGCTCGACCTTATCCGCCGCGGCCTGGCCGAAGCCGCCAAGCGCAAGGCCGATATCGCCGTGCTGGAAATGCAGACCCCCGGCGGGCTTTACGATTCCATGCAGACGATCATCCAGATCATCCTCGACAGCCCCGTGCCGGTCGCGACTTACGTATCGCCGCCCGGATCGCATGCGGCATCGGCCGGCACCTACATCCTTTACGCGAGCCATATCGCGGCGATGGCCCCCTCGACCGTCATCGGTGCGGCCACGCCGATCCGCATGGGCGAAAACAGCCCGTCGGAAAGCAACGATCCTTCCATGACCGACCCGAAATCGGTGCAGCCGAAATCGACGCTGGAACATAAAATGGTGAATGACGCCGCCGCATACATCCGCGGCCTTGCCGAATTGCGCGGCCGCAACGCCGAATGGGCGGAGCGCGCGGTGCGCGACGCGGAAAGCCTGACCGCCACGGAATCGCTCGCCAAGAAAGCAATCGACCTGATCGCAATCGACGTGAACGAATTGCTGGAAAAGGTCGATGGCCGCACCGTGAAAATGGCGCAGAACAAGACCCTGAAACTGAACACCAAAAACGCCCGCATCGAGCGCCTTGAATCCGACTGGCGCACCGAGCTGCTGGGCGTGATCGCGCATCCGAACGTCGCCTTCATGCTCATGACGCTGGGGTCTTACGGCCTGATCTATGAATGCATCAACCCGGGCGCGATTTTGCCGGGCGTGATCGGCATCATCAGCTTTATCCTTGGCCTGTTCGCGATGAACGTGCTGCCCGTCGATTACACGGGGCTTGCGCTGATGCTGACCGGTATCGCGCTGATGATCGGCGAAGCCTTTGCACCGGCGTTTGGCGCGCTGGGGATCGGGGGCGCGATTTCCTTCGCGGTCGGGGCGACGATGCTCATCGATAGTGTGGACCCGAATTTCGGGATAGACCCGTGGTTGATCGGCGCGACAACCGTGACCAGTCTGGGCTTCCTGTCCGTGCTGGTCGCCGTCACCCTGCGCGCACAGCGCAACCCCACGATGACGGGGCAGGAAGAATTGCTGCAAACGCCCGCGCAAGTGCTGACCTGGTCGCAAGGCCACGGCGAAGTGCGCATCACCGGCGAAATCTGGAAGGCGTCGGCGGCCGCGCCCGAATTTATTATCAACCCTGGCGATATGGTGAGGGTGGTCGAAATCGACGGCCTGCGCCTGATCGTCAAACCCGAATAA
- a CDS encoding adenosine kinase, whose translation MKKYDVVALGALVVDMQIAADDAQLEKFGIKKGLTNLVSAETAQQIADNLSPARTPGGPGTNVTAGVALRGGSAALIGKIANDENGAFLNTRLNGHGIDFTPVLSANPETGTTAVLALTTPDRERSFAFAAGASMELTSDDVDANLIKQAKITYLDSYLWLTENGREAVHHAADLAKQSGSKVVVALNDAHVVAQHQPAFLALATSHADILVGDRGEFMALFKTATLEDTIAKVQALGVTASITAGAAGAYVIDASGMTHVPAKILDKSKIVDTNGAGDQFAAGFLYGLAQGKTAAEAGGIGAQWASDIIQHFGAEPKVGKNAPAAIQNIPQPPKKVA comes from the coding sequence ATGAAGAAATACGATGTCGTTGCGCTGGGCGCTTTGGTTGTCGATATGCAGATCGCAGCCGATGACGCGCAGCTGGAAAAATTCGGCATCAAGAAAGGCCTGACCAACTTGGTCAGCGCGGAAACGGCGCAGCAAATCGCCGATAACCTCTCCCCTGCCCGCACGCCCGGCGGCCCCGGCACGAACGTCACGGCAGGCGTCGCCCTGCGCGGCGGCAGCGCGGCGCTGATCGGCAAGATCGCGAATGATGAAAATGGCGCGTTCCTCAATACGCGCCTGAATGGCCACGGCATCGATTTCACGCCTGTTTTGTCGGCAAATCCCGAAACTGGCACGACCGCCGTGCTGGCGCTGACCACGCCCGACCGCGAACGCAGCTTTGCTTTCGCCGCCGGTGCCAGCATGGAGCTTACATCCGACGACGTGGATGCCAACCTGATCAAACAGGCGAAAATCACCTATCTCGACAGCTATCTCTGGCTGACCGAAAACGGGCGCGAGGCCGTGCATCACGCGGCAGATCTTGCCAAACAATCGGGCAGCAAGGTAGTCGTCGCGCTGAACGACGCGCATGTGGTGGCGCAGCACCAACCTGCTTTCCTTGCGCTGGCGACATCGCATGCCGATATTCTGGTCGGGGATCGCGGCGAATTCATGGCGCTGTTCAAGACCGCCACGCTGGAGGACACGATTGCCAAGGTACAGGCGCTGGGTGTCACCGCATCGATCACCGCCGGCGCTGCGGGCGCCTATGTCATCGACGCATCCGGCATGACGCATGTGCCGGCCAAGATTCTGGATAAATCGAAAATCGTCGATACCAACGGCGCGGGCGACCAGTTCGCGGCGGGGTTCCTTTACGGCCTTGCGCAGGGCAAGACCGCCGCCGAAGCGGGCGGCATCGGCGCGCAATGGGCATCCGACATCATCCAGCATTTCGGGGCCGAACCGAAGGTCGGCAAAAACGCGCCCGCCGCTATCCAGAATATCCCCCAGCCGCCGAAAAAGGTCGCTTAA
- the leuB gene encoding 3-isopropylmalate dehydrogenase, translating to MTSPKQIVTLPGDGLGPEVMAEALKVIAWFNQHFGTKLDTSEGDLGGCSIDKHGVPLSDATLDKCRKADAVLLAAVGGPKWDKVDYAIRPEAGLLKLRKELELFANLRPAKVFDALVDASTLKASVVKGLDIMIVRELTGGVYFGEPRGITALPDGQRRGVNTQVYTTNEIIRVARVAFELARKRSNKVCSAEKANVMESGKLWREEVTKLHEAEYKDVQLSHMYADNCAMQLLRNPAQFDVIVTDNLFGDILSDEAAMLTGSLGMLPSASLGAVKPDGKRAALYEPIHGSAPDIAGKGIANPLATILSVAMMFRYSFDMQKEAQLLEDSIEAVLAKGYRTADIMSDDAKKLSTSDMGSALIETLSAAKQKAA from the coding sequence ATGACCAGCCCCAAGCAAATCGTGACCCTGCCCGGCGACGGCCTTGGCCCCGAAGTGATGGCGGAGGCGCTGAAGGTGATCGCTTGGTTCAACCAGCATTTCGGCACCAAGCTGGACACCTCCGAAGGCGATCTTGGCGGCTGTTCGATCGACAAGCATGGCGTGCCGCTGTCGGATGCGACGCTGGATAAATGCCGCAAGGCGGATGCCGTGCTGCTGGCGGCCGTCGGCGGCCCGAAATGGGACAAGGTGGATTACGCCATCCGGCCCGAAGCGGGTTTGCTAAAACTGCGCAAGGAGCTGGAGCTGTTCGCCAACCTGCGCCCCGCGAAAGTTTTCGACGCGCTGGTTGATGCATCGACCCTGAAGGCATCGGTCGTCAAAGGCCTCGATATCATGATCGTGCGCGAATTGACCGGCGGCGTTTACTTCGGCGAACCGCGCGGCATCACCGCCCTGCCCGACGGCCAGCGCCGCGGCGTGAACACGCAAGTTTACACAACCAATGAAATCATCCGCGTCGCGCGCGTGGCGTTTGAACTCGCCCGCAAGCGCAGCAACAAGGTCTGCTCCGCCGAAAAAGCGAACGTCATGGAATCCGGCAAGCTGTGGCGCGAGGAAGTGACCAAGCTGCACGAAGCGGAATACAAAGATGTCCAGCTCAGCCATATGTATGCCGACAACTGCGCGATGCAGCTGCTGCGCAATCCCGCGCAGTTCGATGTGATCGTGACCGACAACCTGTTTGGCGATATTTTGTCGGACGAAGCCGCGATGCTGACCGGATCGCTGGGCATGCTGCCCTCGGCATCCTTGGGCGCTGTCAAACCTGATGGCAAGCGTGCCGCGCTCTATGAGCCCATCCACGGCTCTGCACCCGATATCGCGGGCAAGGGCATCGCGAACCCGCTGGCCACCATCCTGTCGGTCGCGATGATGTTCCGCTATTCCTTCGACATGCAAAAAGAAGCGCAACTGCTGGAAGATTCTATCGAAGCGGTTCTTGCCAAAGGTTACCGCACCGCCGACATCATGAGCGACGACGCGAAGAAACTTTCGACCTCCGACATGGGCTCCGCACTTATCGAAACCCTTTCCGCCGCAAAACAGAAAGCCGCTTGA
- a CDS encoding STAS domain-containing protein, which yields MHAKPALFPIATALRAGLKDYSLKTFRADFTAGLIVSLVALPLSMALAIAVGLPPQHGLYTAIVAGIVTALLGGSPTQVSGPTAAFVVIVAPIVAQYGLHGIIWCQILAGIFLILMGVARAGKLIHFVPYPVTTGFTAGIAVTIATLALNDFLGLGIAKLSGHYVEKTATIWHALPGFTPQEALIGFATLVTIFALPKITTRIPGPVGGILLGTAISFVLVKMGYSVDTLNTRFSYVAPDGATLPGIPPYAPSFHLPGSGELFAIPDFRELQTLLMPALVIAALGALESLLSATVADSMARTRHDPNAELNGIGIANIFSGLASGIPATGALARTAANIHAGAKTPFAAIIHALLILFYTVTLASYISYIPMAALAALLLSVAWRMSHVHQFMRIVQLAPRSDVIVLLTCFVLTVLIDMVAGVSVGMVMASLLFMTRVADATQLHVSAPGKADLAHGELPAGVMVYRIEGPLFFGSVDKMIAGADLISQDIRKLVIDLTHVPMIDMTGMIGMKTFLESVAREGREVVICGHDSVTGRIRRKIAGAPYTAHVHTDETVAAALKSLKTGVFNT from the coding sequence ATGCATGCAAAACCCGCGCTTTTCCCGATTGCCACCGCCCTCCGCGCGGGGCTGAAGGATTATTCGCTCAAGACGTTCCGGGCCGATTTCACGGCGGGGCTGATCGTGTCGCTGGTTGCCCTGCCGCTGTCGATGGCGCTGGCGATTGCGGTCGGGTTGCCGCCGCAGCATGGTTTATATACGGCGATTGTGGCGGGCATCGTGACGGCATTGCTGGGCGGATCGCCGACGCAGGTGAGCGGCCCGACCGCCGCATTTGTCGTGATCGTCGCGCCCATCGTGGCGCAATACGGGCTGCACGGCATTATCTGGTGCCAGATACTGGCGGGCATCTTCCTGATCCTGATGGGTGTCGCACGCGCAGGTAAACTCATCCATTTCGTGCCTTATCCTGTCACAACCGGTTTCACGGCGGGCATTGCGGTCACGATTGCGACGCTGGCGCTGAATGATTTTCTGGGGCTTGGCATCGCAAAATTATCCGGCCATTACGTCGAAAAGACAGCGACCATCTGGCACGCGCTGCCCGGCTTTACGCCGCAGGAGGCATTGATCGGCTTTGCCACCCTCGTCACCATCTTCGCGCTGCCGAAAATCACCACGCGCATTCCGGGGCCGGTCGGCGGCATCCTGCTGGGCACGGCAATTTCATTCGTGCTGGTGAAAATGGGCTACAGCGTCGACACCCTGAACACGCGCTTTTCCTATGTCGCGCCTGATGGCGCGACGCTGCCGGGCATTCCGCCCTATGCGCCGTCTTTCCACCTGCCGGGATCGGGCGAGCTGTTCGCCATTCCCGATTTCAGGGAATTGCAGACGCTTTTGATGCCCGCATTGGTGATTGCCGCGCTGGGCGCGCTTGAATCGTTACTGTCCGCAACCGTCGCCGACAGCATGGCGCGCACGCGGCACGACCCGAACGCCGAGTTGAACGGCATCGGCATCGCGAATATCTTTTCCGGCCTTGCGTCGGGCATTCCGGCGACCGGCGCGCTGGCGCGCACCGCCGCAAATATCCATGCGGGCGCGAAAACGCCGTTTGCGGCGATCATCCATGCGCTGCTGATTTTGTTTTATACCGTCACGCTGGCATCCTATATCAGCTATATCCCGATGGCGGCGCTGGCGGCGTTGCTGCTGTCGGTTGCGTGGCGCATGTCGCATGTTCACCAGTTCATGCGCATCGTGCAGCTGGCGCCGCGCAGCGACGTGATCGTGCTGCTGACCTGTTTTGTGCTGACCGTGCTGATCGACATGGTGGCGGGCGTATCCGTCGGTATGGTCATGGCGTCGCTTTTGTTCATGACGCGCGTGGCCGATGCGACGCAGCTGCATGTCAGCGCGCCCGGCAAGGCCGATCTTGCGCATGGCGAACTGCCTGCGGGCGTCATGGTCTATCGCATCGAAGGTCCGCTGTTTTTCGGGTCTGTCGATAAAATGATCGCGGGTGCCGATTTAATTTCGCAGGACATCCGCAAACTGGTCATCGACCTGACGCATGTGCCCATGATCGACATGACGGGGATGATCGGCATGAAAACATTCCTTGAATCCGTCGCGCGCGAGGGCCGCGAAGTCGTCATCTGCGGCCATGACAGCGTAACGGGGCGAATCCGCCGCAAGATCGCGGGCGCGCCCTATACCGCCCATGTGCATACCGATGAAACCGTGGCGGCCGCGCTGAAATCCCTGAAAACAGGGGTTTTTAACACGTAA
- the leuD gene encoding 3-isopropylmalate dehydratase small subunit: MQKFDTLKGPAAPLNMVNVDTDAIIPKQFLKTIERTGLGKFLFNDLRFTPDGAEKPDFVLNKPAYRHAQILVAGENFGCGSSREHAPWSLLDFGIRCVIAPSYADIFYNNCFKNGILPLVLPKEQVEELMKDAEAGLELTIDLQKQTVTGGNRKEYKFDIDPFRKKCLLNGLDDIGLTLEKEKTISTFEDAQKKTQPWLYG, encoded by the coding sequence ATGCAAAAATTCGACACGCTCAAGGGCCCTGCCGCCCCGCTCAACATGGTCAATGTCGATACCGACGCGATCATTCCGAAGCAGTTCCTGAAAACGATCGAGCGCACGGGGCTTGGCAAATTCCTGTTCAACGACCTGCGCTTCACACCCGACGGTGCGGAGAAGCCGGATTTCGTGCTGAACAAGCCCGCCTACCGCCATGCGCAAATCCTGGTGGCGGGCGAAAATTTCGGCTGCGGATCGTCGCGCGAACATGCGCCGTGGTCGCTGCTGGATTTCGGCATCCGCTGCGTGATTGCGCCGTCCTATGCCGACATCTTCTACAACAACTGCTTCAAGAACGGCATCCTGCCGCTCGTCCTGCCGAAAGAACAGGTCGAGGAGCTGATGAAGGATGCCGAAGCGGGGCTGGAATTGACCATCGACCTGCAAAAGCAGACGGTGACCGGTGGCAACCGCAAGGAATATAAATTCGATATCGACCCGTTCCGCAAAAAATGCCTGCTGAACGGCCTTGACGATATCGGGTTGACACTCGAAAAAGAAAAAACGATTTCGACGTTCGAAGACGCGCAAAAGAAAACCCAACCCTGGCTCTACGGCTGA
- the leuC gene encoding 3-isopropylmalate dehydratase large subunit translates to MSKPRTMFEKIWDSHVVSRNDDGVSVIYIDRHLVHEVTSPQAFEGLRMAKRPVRRPDATLAVVDHNVPTSHDRLKGITDPEAKLQVDTLEKNVKQFGIEYFGMADKRQGIVHVIGPEQGMTQPGMTIVCGDSHTSTHGAFGALAFGIGTSEVEHVLATQTLIQKPAKNMRVLVEGELPPFTTAKDIILAIIGKIGTAGGTGYVIEFAGSAIRSLSMEGRMTVCNMTIEAGARAGLIAPDDTTFEYLRGRPMAPQGADFDKAVAYWRTLVTDDGAVFDKEIKLDAKDIAPQVTWGTSPETVAPITGFVPDPAKIEDQGQREFIARALDYMGLQAGQRLTDVSIDKVFIGSCTNSRIEDLREVAKIAAGRKVAKTVYAMIVPGSGLVKEQAEKEGLDKIFIEAGFDWREAGCSMCLAMNADKLQPGERCASTSNRNFEGRQGRGGRTHLMSPAMAAAAALTGRLTDVRELVK, encoded by the coding sequence ATGTCCAAGCCGCGCACCATGTTCGAAAAAATCTGGGACAGTCATGTCGTCAGCCGCAATGACGACGGCGTTTCGGTTATCTATATCGACCGCCATCTTGTGCATGAAGTGACCTCCCCGCAAGCCTTTGAAGGCCTGCGCATGGCGAAGCGCCCCGTGCGCCGTCCGGATGCGACGCTGGCCGTGGTCGATCACAACGTGCCGACCAGCCATGACCGGCTGAAAGGCATCACCGACCCCGAAGCAAAACTGCAGGTCGATACGCTGGAGAAAAACGTCAAGCAATTCGGTATCGAATATTTCGGCATGGCCGATAAACGCCAAGGCATCGTGCATGTCATCGGGCCGGAACAGGGCATGACGCAGCCGGGCATGACGATCGTCTGCGGCGACAGCCACACCTCGACCCACGGCGCATTCGGCGCATTAGCGTTTGGTATTGGCACATCCGAAGTCGAACACGTATTGGCGACGCAAACGCTGATCCAGAAACCCGCCAAAAACATGCGCGTGCTGGTGGAGGGCGAACTGCCCCCCTTCACGACCGCGAAAGACATCATTCTTGCCATCATCGGCAAAATCGGCACGGCGGGCGGCACAGGATACGTCATTGAATTCGCAGGCTCCGCCATCCGCAGCCTGTCGATGGAGGGCCGCATGACGGTCTGCAACATGACGATCGAGGCCGGCGCGCGCGCAGGCCTGATCGCGCCCGACGACACGACCTTCGAATACCTGCGCGGTCGCCCGATGGCGCCGCAGGGTGCCGATTTCGACAAGGCGGTCGCATACTGGCGCACGCTGGTGACCGATGACGGCGCGGTGTTCGACAAGGAAATCAAACTGGATGCAAAAGACATCGCGCCGCAAGTGACCTGGGGCACTAGCCCAGAAACGGTCGCGCCCATTACCGGTTTCGTCCCCGACCCCGCGAAGATCGAGGATCAGGGCCAGCGCGAATTCATCGCCCGCGCGCTCGATTATATGGGCCTGCAGGCCGGCCAGCGTTTAACGGATGTCAGCATCGATAAAGTCTTCATCGGTTCCTGCACCAATTCCCGCATCGAAGATTTGCGCGAAGTCGCGAAAATCGCGGCGGGCCGCAAGGTTGCGAAAACCGTTTACGCCATGATCGTCCCCGGTTCGGGTTTGGTGAAAGAACAGGCGGAAAAAGAAGGGCTCGATAAAATCTTTATCGAAGCGGGTTTCGACTGGCGCGAGGCGGGTTGTTCCATGTGCCTTGCCATGAACGCCGACAAGTTGCAGCCCGGCGAGCGTTGCGCCAGCACGTCCAACCGCAACTTCGAAGGCCGTCAGGGCCGCGGCGGTCGCACCCACCTGATGAGCCCCGCGATGGCGGCGGCGGCGGCATTGACCGGACGATTGACGGATGTAAGGGAGCTGGTGAAGTAA
- the rplS gene encoding 50S ribosomal protein L19, whose product MNDLEKFEQSQIAKLAEGQKKIPEFQPGDTVRVNVKIIEISEDKKKGQTTRTRIQAYEGVCIARGGKGITQNFTVRKISYGEGVERVFPLFSPSIDSIELVRRGSVRRAKLYYLRDRSGKSARITEREYSENDAAEAQAPEKAAAAAAPEKKAVNA is encoded by the coding sequence ATGAACGACCTCGAGAAATTTGAACAAAGCCAGATCGCGAAACTCGCAGAAGGCCAGAAAAAGATCCCCGAATTCCAGCCCGGTGACACCGTGCGCGTCAACGTGAAGATCATCGAGATCTCCGAAGACAAGAAAAAGGGCCAGACCACCCGCACCCGTATTCAGGCCTATGAAGGCGTCTGCATCGCGCGTGGCGGCAAAGGCATCACCCAGAACTTCACCGTTCGCAAGATTTCCTACGGCGAAGGCGTGGAACGCGTGTTCCCCCTGTTCTCGCCCTCCATCGACAGCATTGAACTGGTGCGTCGCGGTTCCGTCCGCCGTGCGAAGCTGTACTACCTGCGCGACCGCAGCGGCAAATCTGCCCGCATCACCGAGCGCGAATACAGCGAAAACGATGCAGCCGAAGCTCAAGCGCCCGAAAAGGCAGCAGCTGCGGCGGCGCCCGAAAAGAAAGCGGTCAACGCTTAA